A window of Variovorax paradoxus genomic DNA:
CAGGAACTGCGCACGCCCCAGCCGGTGAGCGTGAAGCGGCTGGACAAGGCCTGGGCGCAGCTGCAGGCCTGATCGCCAGCGGCGCCCGACGGACGAAAAAAAGCCCGCGGTCGCGGGCTTTTTCAGTTCATGGGCCGCTCGTGCCTATATGCGTCCCATGAGCACGAGGATCACGACGATCAGCACGATCAGGCCGACGCCGCCGCTGGGACCATAGCCCCAGGACCGGCTATAGCCCCAGCTCGGCAGCGCGCCTATCAGTACCAGGATCAGAACGATCAGCAGAATGAACGAGAGCGACATGTTTTCTCCAGGGCGTTGTTGTGATGAGCTTTGATGCTCGCCCTGGCGTGTCGCGCGGATCGCCGGATAGCAGCCTCTTCGGCGGTCATCCAAAGTCCTACCGCCGGTGTCGGCGCCTTGCCGGTTTGCCGTCAGAGGCGCGCGAGTCGCTCCAGCGCGGCGAGCAGCGTTTCGTCCTTCTTGGCGAAGCAGAAGCGCACCACCCGCTGATCGAAGCCGTTGCCGTAGAAGGCCGACAGCGGAATCGCCGCCACGCCGATCTCGCTGGTGAGCCAGAGGCAGAAATCGGCTTCCGACAGGTCGCTCACCGCCGAGATGTCGACGCACTGGAAGTAGCTGCCTTCGCTGCGCAGCAGCTTGAAGCGCGTCTTCTCGGCCAGGCCGGCGGCGAACAGGTCGCGCTTGCGCTGGTAGAAAGCCGGCAGTTCCAGGTAGGGCGCGGGCTCGGCCATGTAGCGCGCGAGCGCGTGCTGCATCGGCGTGTTCACGGTGAACACGTTGAACTGGTGCACCTTGCGGAACTCGGCCATCAGCGGCGCCGGCGCGGCCACGAAACCGACCTTCCAGCCGGTGACGTGATAAGTCTTGCCGAAGCTGCTGACGATGAAGCTGCGCGCCGCCAGGCCCGGGAAGCGCGCCACGCTCTCGTGCCGCGCCTGGTCGAACACCATGTGCTCGTAGACCTCGTCGCTGATCACGAACACGTCGGTTGGGGCGAGCAGTTCCTCGAGCTTGCGCATCTCGGCCTCGGTCCAGACCGTGGCGCTCGGGTTGTGCGGCGTGTTGATGATGATGGCGCGCGTGCG
This region includes:
- a CDS encoding pyridoxal phosphate-dependent aminotransferase — its product is MSTVHAPRTPEVGTKLPSVGTTIFTVMSTLAAEKNAVNLGQGFPDFNCDPKLLEDVTAAMAAGHNQYPPMPGIPALREAIAAKISALYGHGYSAATEITVTAGATQAIITAILAVVRPGDEVIVLEPCYDSYVPNIELAGGSVVRVPLVPGTFRPDFDKIAAALTPRTRAIIINTPHNPSATVWTEAEMRKLEELLAPTDVFVISDEVYEHMVFDQARHESVARFPGLAARSFIVSSFGKTYHVTGWKVGFVAAPAPLMAEFRKVHQFNVFTVNTPMQHALARYMAEPAPYLELPAFYQRKRDLFAAGLAEKTRFKLLRSEGSYFQCVDISAVSDLSEADFCLWLTSEIGVAAIPLSAFYGNGFDQRVVRFCFAKKDETLLAALERLARL
- a CDS encoding DUF3309 family protein, with the translated sequence MSLSFILLIVLILVLIGALPSWGYSRSWGYGPSGGVGLIVLIVVILVLMGRI